The following coding sequences are from one Capsicum annuum cultivar UCD-10X-F1 chromosome 3, UCD10Xv1.1, whole genome shotgun sequence window:
- the LOC107862637 gene encoding MA3 DOMAIN-CONTAINING TRANSLATION REGULATORY FACTOR 1, whose amino-acid sequence MASNEGFLTEGQREMLKTAPPPPNVEVLSSSPKSPTLKSPGAAAKSTSVLLAELAEHHVKAPGGGKASNAGIAVRHVRRTHSGKHIRVKKDGAGGKGTWGRWLDTDGECHIDKNDPNYDSGEEPYELVGTAVSDPLDDYKKSVASIIEEYFTTGDVEVATSDLKELGSTEYHPYFVKRLVSMSMDRHDKEKEMASVLLSSLYVDVINPTQISQGFFMLVESADDFAVDIPDTVDILALFIARAVVDDILPPAFIARARKMLPETSKGIQVLQTAEKSYLSAPHHAELVERRWGGSTHFTVEEVKKRIADLLKEYVESGDTVEACRCIRKLEVSFFYHEVVKRALVLAMEMPSAEPLILKLLKESSEEGLISSSQMVKGFSRLAESIDDLSLDIPSAKTLFQSIVPRAIAEGWLDASFLKASGEDGQANGPDDEKVKQYKKKIVNIIHEYFLSDDIPELIRSLEDLGAPEYNPIFLKKLITLAMDRKNKEKEMASVLLSALHIEIFSTEDIVNGFVMLLESAEDTALDILDASNELALFVARAVIDDVLAPLNLEEITNRLPPNCRSGCETVSMAQSLLSARHAGERILRCWGGGTGWAVEDAKDKIQKLLEEFESGGVISEACQCIRDMGMSFFNHEVVKKALVMAMEKKNDRMLDLLQECFNEGLITINQMTKGFGRIKDGLDDLALDIPNAKNKFMFYVEHAKERGWLLPSFGFPDAS is encoded by the exons ATCACGTGAAGGCACCAGGTGGTGGAAAGGCGTCCAATGCTGGGATTGCTGTGAGACATGTGCGGAGGACGCATTCAGGGAAGCATATACGTGTTAAGAAGG ATGGAGCCGGCGGTAAAGGCACCTGGGGAAGATGGTTGGATACTGATGGTGAATGTCATATCGATAAGAATGATCCCAACTATGATAGTGGTGAG GAGCCGTATGAGCTTGTTGGAACTGCCGTCTCTGATCCATTAGATGACTACAAGAAATCCGTAGCTTCAATTATTGAGGAATACTTCACCACTGGTGACGTTGAAGTGGCTACGTCTGATCTCAAGGAATTAGGTTCAACCGAGTATCACCCGTATTTTGTTAAGAGGCTTGTTTCTATGTCAATGGATAGGCACGATAAGGAGAAGGAAATGGCTTCTGTTCTTCTTTCTTCACTTTATGTTGATGTTATAAACCCTACCCAGATCAGTCAGGGATTCTTCATGCTTGTGGAGTCTGCTGATGACTTTGCAGTGGACATACCAGATACTGTTGATATCCTTGCTTTATTCATTGCACGGGCTGTGGTCGATGACATTCTTCCACCTGCTTTTATCGCAAGAGCTAGAAAGATGCTCCCAGAAACCTCCAAGGGGATACAGGTGCTGCAAACTGCTGAGAAGAGCTATCTCTCAGCTCCACACCATGCAGAACTTGTTGAAAGGCGCTGGGGTGGCAGCACCCATTTCACTGTTGAGGAAGTCAAGAAAAGAATTGCTGATCTATTGAAGGAGTATGTTGAGAGTGGAGACACTGTTGAGGCCTGTAGGTGCATAAGAAAATTGGAAGTTTCTTTTTTCTATCATGAAGTTGTCAAGAGAGCTTTAGTTTTAGCCATGGAGATGCCGTCTGCCGAACCACTTATTCTGAAACTTCTAAAGGAGTCTTCAGAAGAGGGTCTAATAAGTTCCAGTCAAATGGTGAAGGGATTTTCTAGGTTAGCTGAGAGTATTGATGACCTTTCCCTTGATATTCCTTCTGCAAAAACATTGTTCCAGTCGATTGTTCCTCGGGCAATTGCCGAGGGTTGGCTTGATGCATCTTTCTTGAAAGCCTCAGGTGAAGATGGGCAAGCAAATGGTCCAGATGATGAAAAAGTGAAgcagtacaaaaaaaaaatcgtTAACATAATCCATGAATATTTCCTCTCAGATGACATTCCGGAGCTTATCCGGAGTTTGGAAGATTTGGGGGCACCTGAGTATAATCCCATTTTCCTGAAGAAGCTGATTACCCTTGCCATGGACAGGAAAAACAAGGAAAAGGAAATGGCATCTGTTTTGCTTTCTGCACTTCATATTGAGATTTTTTCTACTGAAGACATAGTCAATGGATTTGTGATGCTACTGGAATCCGCAGAAGATACAGCACTTGACATTTTAGATGCTTCCAATGAACTTGCTCTTTTCGTTGCTAGGGCTGTAATAGATGACGTCCTTGCTCCACTGAATTTGGAGGAGATAACGAACAGGTTGCCACCAAATTGCAGGAGCGGTTGCGAGACTGTCTCTATGGCTCAATCACTTCTATCTGCACGCCATGCCGGAGAAAGGATCCTGAGGTGTTGGGGTGGTGGGACTGGCTGGGCTGTGGAAGATGCAAAAGATAAGATACAAAAGCTTCTTGAGGAATTTGAAAGTGGTGGTGTTATCAGTGAAGCTTGCCAATGCATACGAGATATGGGGATGTCATTCTTCAATCACGAGGTAGTGAAGAAAGCTTTGGTTATGGCAATGGAGAAGAAGAATGATAGGATGCTGGATTTACTGCAAGAGTGCTTTAACGAGGGGCTTATCACCATCAACCAGATGACTAAAGGCTTTGGCAGGATCAAGGATGGGCTTGATGATCTGGCTCTTGACATTCCGAATGCAAAGAACAAATTCATGTTTTATGTGGAGCACGCCAAAGAAAGAGGCTGGCTGTTACCATCCTTTGGGTTTCCGGATGCATCTTGA